A single genomic interval of Saccharothrix saharensis harbors:
- a CDS encoding acyl-CoA dehydrogenase family protein, with translation MTVPETGEQILAAAQELAPWLRERSEEIERLRRLPEDVVARLRAAGVFRMGFGRDWGGPEMTSEQQTRVVEELAYGDASAGWCAMIGMDTGLYARFLEPAAAKEMFPSIDMVTAGLLFPTGRAEIVPGGYRLTGRWQFGSGITHADWVVSGAMLFRDGEPDGVPQNSMLMMVPREQVEVVDTWHTTGLAGSGSCDYTITDVFVPAEHTLLFSEVHGPAGPLAQAEVHMRNMPGVPLGVARAALDFARDTAAGKGWADNYRTQVTLAECEADFTATRAGVYESLRRQWDVLSAGGTLDDLSPRERAALPLSRLHAFRTARSIVTRLYDLMQTASIYRPSPLDRWLRDTTTMCQHIVAQDRILQTAGAHLLGGAPAFPLALGITR, from the coding sequence ATGACCGTGCCCGAGACCGGCGAGCAGATCCTCGCCGCCGCCCAGGAGCTGGCCCCTTGGCTGCGCGAGCGGTCCGAGGAGATCGAACGCCTGCGCCGCCTGCCCGAGGACGTCGTGGCGCGGCTGCGCGCCGCGGGCGTGTTCCGGATGGGCTTCGGCCGCGACTGGGGCGGCCCCGAGATGACCTCCGAGCAGCAGACGCGGGTGGTGGAGGAGCTGGCCTACGGCGACGCGTCCGCCGGGTGGTGCGCCATGATCGGCATGGACACCGGCCTGTACGCCCGGTTCCTGGAGCCGGCTGCGGCCAAGGAGATGTTCCCGAGCATCGACATGGTCACCGCCGGGCTGCTGTTCCCGACCGGCCGGGCGGAGATCGTGCCGGGCGGCTACCGGCTGACCGGCCGCTGGCAGTTCGGCAGCGGCATCACGCACGCCGACTGGGTCGTGTCCGGCGCGATGCTGTTCCGCGACGGCGAGCCCGACGGCGTGCCGCAGAACTCGATGCTGATGATGGTGCCGCGCGAGCAGGTCGAGGTCGTCGACACCTGGCACACCACCGGGCTGGCGGGCAGCGGCAGCTGCGACTACACGATCACCGACGTGTTCGTGCCCGCCGAGCACACCCTGCTGTTCAGCGAGGTGCACGGGCCCGCCGGCCCGCTGGCCCAGGCCGAGGTGCACATGCGCAACATGCCGGGCGTGCCGCTCGGCGTGGCCCGCGCCGCCCTCGACTTCGCCCGGGACACCGCCGCCGGCAAGGGTTGGGCGGACAACTACCGCACCCAGGTGACGCTCGCCGAGTGCGAGGCCGACTTCACCGCCACCCGCGCCGGCGTGTACGAGAGCCTGCGCCGGCAGTGGGACGTGCTGTCGGCGGGTGGCACGCTGGACGACCTCTCACCGCGCGAGCGGGCCGCGCTCCCGCTGTCCCGGCTGCACGCGTTCCGCACCGCCCGGTCGATCGTCACCAGGCTGTACGACCTGATGCAGACCGCGTCGATCTACCGACCTTCGCCGCTTGACAGGTGGCTGCGCGACACCACGACCATGTGCCAGCACATCGTGGCGCAGGACCGCATCCTGCAGACCGCGGGCGCCCACCTGCTCGGCGGCGCGCCCGCCTTCCCGCTCGCGCTCGGCATCACCCGCTAG
- a CDS encoding glycogen debranching protein, whose product MTVTATGRLAGLRLAPGSPTPFGATPTAEGVNFAVAAARADRMWLVLMDRADGSVLTELEFPPEHRVGEVFTTHVLGLDPADADYGFRVERAGERGPVLLDPDARLLAGAGEWGSRPAYRSRIATGDFDWGDDRPPRVPTEDLVVYELHVRGFTRSDTSGVAAPGTFAGLAEKIPYLRWLGVNCVELMPVFEFDETDNVHVHPETGVPLLNTWGYSPVGVFAPKANYAHGERPDVELKELVKRLHAAGIEVVLDVVFNHTSEGDHRGPTLSLRGLDESSYYLLDEAGRHHNFSGAGNTLNANHPLVRDWVVRSLRHWVHEYHVDGFRFDLASVLTRGRDGAPLADPPLVAALAADPVLAGTRLIAEAWDAGGLYQVGAFPHYGRWMEWNGRYRDALRAFLVGREGTTGDVATRLVGSPDLYNGRGATASVNFVTCHDGFTLADWSSYDHKHNRLNGEDGRDGENHNISWNGGAEGPTDDPEVLATRARQQRNALLLLLTSCGVPMLLAGDEFGRSQGGNNNAYPHDDPVTWLDWSLVDRNRDLVEFTRACLRFRREHPVLRRAEHPHGESTPDGGYPPVSWHGEQPWQPDWSPGSHLVIAMMHDPNPRGRGLSDRLDTVVVAANSGSEDKEVALPQPPADSTWRVFANTGFARPLDAATTLRDGHVLRLPARSAAVLWAHTPSNEEG is encoded by the coding sequence GTGACCGTGACGGCGACGGGCCGCCTGGCCGGGCTCCGGCTCGCGCCGGGCAGCCCCACCCCGTTCGGGGCGACCCCGACGGCCGAGGGCGTGAACTTCGCGGTCGCCGCGGCGCGGGCCGACCGCATGTGGCTGGTGCTCATGGACCGGGCCGATGGTTCGGTGCTGACCGAACTGGAGTTCCCGCCGGAGCACCGGGTCGGCGAGGTGTTCACCACCCACGTGCTGGGCCTGGACCCGGCCGACGCCGACTACGGGTTCCGGGTCGAGCGGGCCGGCGAGCGCGGTCCGGTCCTGCTCGACCCGGACGCCCGGCTGCTGGCCGGCGCGGGCGAGTGGGGCAGCCGGCCCGCCTACCGGTCCCGGATCGCCACCGGCGACTTCGACTGGGGCGACGACCGTCCGCCGCGCGTGCCCACCGAGGACCTGGTGGTGTACGAGCTGCACGTGCGGGGCTTCACCCGGTCCGACACCTCCGGTGTGGCGGCACCCGGCACGTTCGCCGGGTTGGCCGAGAAGATCCCGTACCTGCGGTGGCTCGGCGTGAACTGCGTGGAGCTGATGCCGGTCTTCGAGTTCGACGAGACCGACAACGTCCACGTGCACCCGGAGACGGGCGTGCCGCTGCTCAACACGTGGGGCTACAGCCCGGTCGGCGTCTTCGCGCCCAAGGCGAACTACGCCCACGGCGAACGCCCCGACGTGGAGCTGAAGGAACTGGTGAAGCGGCTGCACGCGGCGGGCATCGAGGTGGTCCTGGACGTGGTGTTCAACCACACCTCCGAAGGGGACCACCGCGGGCCCACGCTGTCGCTGCGCGGCCTGGACGAGTCGTCCTACTACCTGCTGGACGAGGCGGGCAGGCACCACAACTTCAGCGGCGCGGGCAACACGCTCAACGCCAACCACCCGCTGGTGCGGGACTGGGTCGTGCGCAGCCTGCGCCACTGGGTGCACGAGTACCACGTGGACGGCTTCCGCTTCGACCTCGCCTCGGTGCTCACCCGGGGCCGTGACGGCGCGCCGCTGGCCGACCCGCCGCTCGTGGCGGCGCTGGCCGCGGATCCCGTGCTGGCCGGCACCCGGCTGATCGCGGAGGCGTGGGACGCGGGGGGCCTATACCAGGTCGGCGCGTTCCCGCACTACGGCCGATGGATGGAGTGGAACGGCCGCTACCGCGACGCGCTGCGGGCGTTCCTGGTGGGGCGCGAGGGAACCACCGGCGACGTCGCGACCCGGCTCGTCGGGTCACCCGACCTCTACAACGGACGTGGCGCCACCGCGTCGGTCAACTTCGTCACGTGCCACGACGGGTTCACGCTGGCCGACTGGTCGTCCTACGACCACAAGCACAACCGCCTCAACGGCGAGGACGGCCGCGACGGGGAGAACCACAACATCTCGTGGAACGGCGGCGCGGAAGGGCCGACCGACGACCCGGAGGTGCTCGCGACCAGGGCGCGGCAGCAGCGCAACGCGCTGTTGCTGCTGCTCACCAGCTGCGGCGTGCCGATGTTGCTGGCCGGCGACGAGTTCGGCCGGTCGCAGGGCGGCAACAACAACGCCTACCCGCACGACGACCCGGTGACCTGGCTGGACTGGTCACTGGTGGACCGCAACCGGGACCTCGTCGAGTTCACCCGGGCCTGCCTCCGGTTCCGCCGGGAGCACCCGGTGCTGCGGCGTGCCGAACACCCGCACGGCGAATCCACTCCGGACGGCGGCTACCCACCGGTGAGCTGGCACGGTGAACAGCCGTGGCAACCCGACTGGTCACCGGGCTCGCACCTGGTGATCGCGATGATGCATGATCCGAATCCGCGGGGGCGGGGATTGTCGGATCGTTTGGATACTGTGGTCGTGGCCGCGAACTCCGGTTCCGAGGACAAGGAAGTGGCACTCCCCCAGCCACCCGCCGACAGCACGTGGCGCGTCTTCGCCAACACCGGATTCGCCCGGCCGCTCGACGCCGCGACGACGCTGCGCGACGGCCACGTCCTGCGCCTCCCCGCGCGGTCCGCGGCCGTGCTGTGGGCGCACACACCGTCCAACGAGGAGGGTTAG
- a CDS encoding flavin reductase family protein, whose protein sequence is MRNLATGVCIATTYVDHGDRRDHDAVTVNSVTSVSLDPPLVSLCLKLESRFLADLLTTKKWALSILDGSAAAAARLCSGDRASRVGALSSLPASPGRHTGALVLDAPSWLECELWDSFQLGDHTMVVGEVVAAAAGDPRVPLLYLRGRYRTLDDTDPPNGEE, encoded by the coding sequence ATGCGGAACCTCGCGACCGGCGTGTGCATCGCGACCACCTACGTCGACCACGGCGACCGGCGGGACCACGACGCGGTGACGGTCAACTCGGTCACCTCCGTCTCCCTCGACCCGCCGTTGGTCTCCCTCTGCCTCAAGCTGGAATCCCGCTTCCTGGCCGACCTGCTGACCACGAAGAAGTGGGCGCTGTCCATCCTGGACGGCTCGGCCGCCGCCGCGGCCCGGCTCTGCTCGGGCGACCGGGCGAGCCGGGTCGGCGCCCTGTCGTCGCTGCCCGCGTCACCGGGGCGGCACACCGGCGCGCTCGTGCTGGACGCGCCGAGCTGGTTGGAGTGCGAGCTGTGGGACTCCTTCCAGCTCGGCGACCACACGATGGTCGTCGGCGAGGTGGTGGCCGCCGCGGCGGGCGACCCCCGCGTGCCCCTGCTCTACCTGCGCGGTCGCTACCGCACGTTGGACGACACCGACCCACCGAACGGCGAGGAGTGA
- a CDS encoding YcxB family protein: protein MRRSLMVALGVVLMFPSGSTTTSVAVLVLVLVLVHALAVEPFPAWQSMRAQNPAVRQDWRLTADGAGFTMEAAAYDQRIAWSTVQRVEEEPDAGHLVPGRNQALAVAKDLTTEERRRAFVAVLGRRVSD, encoded by the coding sequence ATGCGGCGATCGCTCATGGTCGCCCTCGGCGTGGTGCTGATGTTCCCGAGCGGGTCCACGACCACGTCGGTCGCCGTGCTCGTCCTGGTCCTGGTCCTGGTCCACGCCCTGGCCGTGGAGCCGTTCCCGGCGTGGCAGAGCATGCGCGCGCAGAACCCGGCCGTCCGGCAGGACTGGCGGCTCACCGCCGACGGGGCGGGCTTCACCATGGAGGCCGCGGCGTACGACCAGCGGATCGCCTGGTCGACGGTCCAGCGCGTCGAGGAGGAGCCCGACGCGGGGCACCTCGTGCCGGGCAGGAACCAGGCACTGGCCGTCGCCAAGGACCTCACGACCGAAGAGCGGCGCAGGGCGTTCGTCGCCGTCCTCGGCCGGCGGGTGTCCGACTGA
- a CDS encoding methylated-DNA--[protein]-cysteine S-methyltransferase, producing the protein MPTPVAVHTVIDSPVGEITLVARDGVLAGLYMHEHRHRPALETFGERDAAPFDEVVAQLEEYFAGKRTEFELPLSMAGTPFQRTVWDALKEIPHGETVSYGELAARIGRPTASRAVGLANGKNPISIIVPCHRVVGSTGSLTGYGGGIERKRMLLGFERGDLLW; encoded by the coding sequence ATGCCAACCCCAGTCGCCGTGCACACGGTGATCGACAGCCCGGTCGGTGAGATCACGCTCGTCGCCCGCGACGGCGTGCTCGCCGGCCTCTACATGCACGAACACCGCCACCGGCCCGCGCTGGAGACCTTCGGCGAGCGCGACGCGGCCCCGTTCGACGAGGTCGTCGCCCAGCTCGAGGAGTACTTCGCGGGCAAGCGGACGGAGTTCGAGCTGCCGCTGTCGATGGCGGGCACCCCGTTCCAGCGGACCGTGTGGGACGCGCTCAAGGAGATCCCGCACGGTGAGACGGTGTCCTACGGCGAGCTGGCGGCCCGGATCGGCCGGCCCACCGCGTCCCGCGCGGTCGGGCTGGCCAACGGCAAGAACCCGATCAGCATCATCGTGCCGTGCCACCGGGTGGTCGGCTCGACCGGCAGCCTGACCGGGTACGGCGGTGGCATCGAGCGCAAGCGCATGCTGCTCGGCTTCGAGCGCGGCGACCTGCTCTGGTGA
- a CDS encoding AGE family epimerase/isomerase: protein MTTAPERTYSDLYGGYVVESSGDRLVLTTFGGDREVVHRTSETAAQLVRNLGEPYRDVTGRLDELLKPGAMVFSFGPIYPNPRRQQADRIWLVADDAGRAVFDRPDWWVDQVRSLARFYRRAQFGTGPVDFADYRTVLRLGGDKTDSHVQETDTISRLVYGMATAYMLTGDEAHLEVAERGSEYLRDNLRFVDETDVGRLVYWYHGLEVDGGRQRKLFASEFSDDELTIPAYEQIYALAGLVQTYRLTGTPWLRDDIEATVRLFERHYADPRLGGYFSHIDPLTLSPHAESLGRNRSRKNWNSVGDHAPAYLFNLYLATGEQRYLRMLEHTFDMIVTHFPDRGPDASPFVRERFHADWTPDKTWGWQQDRAVVGHNLKIAWNLTRMNSLRPKNEYTRTAARLAATMPGVGRDPRRGGWYDVLERQARDGRHAFVWHDRKAWWQQEQAILAYLVLAGATGDAEYLKHAAEAEAFYNAFFLDHDDGAVYFAVQAAGSPYLAGLERLKGNHSMSMYHSAELCYLATVYNRLLWHGEPLDLWFSPDPDAAFPGGVLRVAPDALPRGRVVLDRVLVDGSPYRDFDAEKMTVKLPGGTSRRTVQVRLRPLGEDER, encoded by the coding sequence GTGACCACGGCACCCGAACGCACCTACTCCGACCTCTACGGCGGCTACGTCGTCGAGTCGTCGGGCGACCGGCTGGTGCTGACCACGTTCGGCGGCGACCGCGAGGTCGTGCACCGCACGTCGGAGACCGCGGCCCAGCTCGTGCGCAACCTCGGGGAGCCCTACCGGGACGTCACCGGCCGGCTCGACGAGCTGCTCAAGCCCGGCGCGATGGTGTTCAGCTTCGGCCCGATCTACCCGAACCCGCGCCGCCAGCAGGCCGATCGCATCTGGCTGGTCGCCGACGACGCGGGCCGCGCGGTGTTCGACCGGCCGGACTGGTGGGTCGACCAGGTCCGGTCGCTGGCCAGGTTCTACCGCCGCGCGCAGTTCGGCACGGGCCCGGTGGACTTCGCCGACTACCGCACGGTGCTGCGGCTCGGCGGCGACAAGACCGACTCGCACGTGCAGGAGACCGACACGATCTCCCGCCTGGTCTACGGCATGGCCACCGCGTACATGCTGACCGGCGACGAGGCGCACCTGGAGGTCGCCGAGCGCGGCTCGGAGTACCTGCGGGACAACCTGCGCTTCGTCGACGAGACCGACGTCGGCCGCCTGGTGTACTGGTACCACGGCCTGGAGGTCGACGGCGGCAGGCAGCGCAAGCTGTTCGCCTCGGAGTTCAGCGACGACGAGCTCACCATCCCGGCCTACGAGCAGATCTACGCGCTGGCCGGCCTGGTGCAGACCTACCGGCTCACCGGCACGCCGTGGCTGCGCGACGACATCGAGGCGACGGTCCGGCTGTTCGAGCGGCACTACGCCGACCCGCGCCTGGGCGGCTACTTCTCGCACATCGACCCGCTCACGCTCAGCCCGCACGCCGAGTCGCTGGGGCGCAACAGGTCCCGCAAGAACTGGAACTCCGTCGGCGACCACGCCCCGGCCTACCTGTTCAACCTGTACCTGGCCACCGGCGAGCAGCGCTACCTGCGGATGCTGGAGCACACCTTCGACATGATCGTGACCCACTTCCCGGACCGGGGCCCGGACGCGAGCCCGTTCGTGCGCGAGCGGTTCCACGCGGACTGGACGCCGGACAAGACGTGGGGCTGGCAGCAGGACCGCGCGGTGGTCGGGCACAACCTCAAGATCGCGTGGAACCTCACCCGGATGAACTCGTTGCGGCCCAAGAACGAGTACACGCGCACGGCCGCGCGGCTCGCCGCCACCATGCCCGGCGTGGGCCGCGACCCGCGCCGCGGCGGCTGGTACGACGTCCTGGAGCGGCAGGCGCGCGACGGGCGGCACGCGTTCGTCTGGCACGACCGCAAGGCGTGGTGGCAGCAGGAGCAGGCGATCCTGGCCTACCTGGTCCTGGCGGGTGCCACCGGCGACGCCGAGTACCTCAAGCACGCGGCCGAGGCGGAGGCGTTCTACAACGCGTTCTTCCTCGACCACGACGACGGCGCGGTGTACTTCGCCGTGCAGGCCGCCGGATCGCCCTACCTGGCGGGCCTGGAACGCCTCAAGGGCAACCACTCCATGAGCATGTACCACTCGGCCGAGCTGTGCTACCTCGCGACCGTCTACAACAGACTGCTCTGGCACGGCGAACCGCTGGACCTGTGGTTCTCGCCGGACCCGGACGCGGCGTTCCCCGGCGGGGTGCTGCGGGTCGCGCCGGACGCGCTGCCGCGCGGGCGGGTCGTGCTGGACCGGGTGCTCGTCGACGGGAGCCCTTACCGGGACTTCGACGCGGAGAAGATGACGGTGAAGCTGCCGGGGGGCACGTCCCGGCGGACGGTCCAGGTGCGCCTGCGACCCCTGGGAGAGGACGAGCGGTGA
- a CDS encoding DJ-1/PfpI family protein, which yields MDLNAPVLPGPLAGLRIGILMESDFVEAEIAYYRLRFAEAGAEVKLYTRLWGNESLTFTGRELGGEIKVDGDLEALDYHELNGLHALIVPSGMVSDRLRYSERPGGVAPAVQVMRRAFRIPRLLKVFSCHGLWLMSAAPEVMAGRTVTCHNNLVSDVRNMGAVYSDTDVAVDRDLISTRTVEHCHLLARTVIDQLSARLVAA from the coding sequence ATGGACCTGAACGCCCCCGTCCTCCCCGGGCCGCTCGCCGGGCTGCGCATCGGCATCCTGATGGAGAGCGACTTCGTGGAGGCGGAGATCGCCTACTACCGCCTGCGGTTCGCCGAGGCGGGCGCCGAGGTCAAGCTGTACACCCGCCTGTGGGGCAACGAGTCGCTGACCTTCACCGGCCGCGAGCTCGGCGGCGAGATCAAGGTGGACGGCGACCTGGAAGCCCTGGACTACCACGAGCTGAACGGCCTGCACGCCCTCATCGTGCCCTCCGGCATGGTGTCGGACCGGCTGCGCTACAGCGAACGGCCCGGTGGCGTCGCGCCCGCGGTGCAGGTGATGCGCCGGGCGTTCCGCATCCCCCGGCTGCTGAAGGTGTTCTCCTGCCACGGCCTGTGGCTGATGTCCGCCGCGCCGGAGGTCATGGCCGGCCGCACGGTCACCTGCCACAACAACCTGGTCAGCGACGTGCGCAACATGGGTGCGGTCTACTCCGACACCGACGTGGCGGTGGACCGCGACCTGATCAGCACCCGCACCGTCGAGCACTGCCACCTGCTCGCCCGCACGGTCATCGACCAGCTGTCCGCCAGGCTGGTGGCGGCGTGA
- a CDS encoding STAS domain-containing protein: MSTSVYAGSHGRSTTIHLAGEVDDEALPRLRDLLDELGGRQVRRLVIELREVTGLSPGAVRALVYAQQRLPAGAEVIVVGARLSVVAALALGGLGGTATLAS; this comes from the coding sequence ATGAGCACGTCGGTCTACGCGGGGTCGCACGGCCGGTCCACCACCATCCACCTGGCAGGCGAAGTGGACGACGAGGCGCTGCCCCGTCTGCGCGACCTGCTCGACGAGCTCGGCGGCCGGCAGGTGCGCCGCCTGGTCATCGAACTGCGCGAGGTGACCGGTCTGTCGCCGGGCGCCGTCCGCGCCCTGGTCTACGCCCAGCAGCGGCTGCCGGCGGGCGCCGAGGTCATCGTCGTCGGCGCCCGGCTGTCGGTGGTGGCGGCGTTGGCGCTGGGCGGGTTGGGAGGCACCGCGACTCTGGCGAGCTAG
- a CDS encoding IS701 family transposase has product MELQTHLAGGVRAFAHRMFQSMPRADQRRWAEIYLSGLVNAAGRKSISKIAELAGGGSAVQSLQQFVNQSPWDWQPVREALALYLAERLPVRAWLLGYAVIHKRGDHSVGVERRFVRDAGRLVNCQLGLSLQLDVGETAVPVNWRLLLSRRWTEDAERRRRTRIPEHEGGICEREHMLGMLDELITLRVPTAPVVFDATDVPNAHRLLDDLTDRGLGYVIGVKGDERILAEPHLRAVMPTRQADQRVGRRALSPSEILRGWRDHPSSHRVWPGLPGHGAGRVQVRAASARLVDTERRPGSPVRLVAERPLGSTAPTRYWITNLVDRPVPELFDLITRKDRADANAARDPYGLHDFEGRSYQGWHHHMTMVSVAHAYALLTGANTDDADYLSSENATS; this is encoded by the coding sequence GTGGAGTTGCAGACGCATTTAGCTGGCGGTGTGCGAGCCTTCGCGCACCGGATGTTCCAGTCCATGCCGCGCGCGGACCAGCGGCGTTGGGCCGAGATCTACCTGTCCGGCCTGGTCAACGCGGCCGGGCGCAAGTCCATCAGCAAGATCGCCGAGCTGGCGGGTGGCGGCTCGGCCGTCCAGTCGCTGCAGCAGTTCGTCAACCAGAGCCCGTGGGACTGGCAGCCGGTGCGCGAGGCGCTGGCGCTGTACCTCGCGGAGCGGTTGCCGGTGCGGGCTTGGTTGCTCGGGTACGCGGTCATCCACAAGCGCGGCGACCACTCGGTGGGTGTCGAGCGCCGGTTCGTGCGTGACGCGGGACGCCTGGTCAACTGTCAACTGGGGTTGAGCCTGCAACTGGACGTCGGGGAGACCGCGGTGCCGGTCAACTGGCGGCTGCTGCTGTCGAGGCGGTGGACCGAGGACGCGGAGCGGCGTCGTCGGACCCGAATCCCGGAGCACGAGGGCGGGATCTGCGAGCGCGAGCACATGCTGGGGATGCTCGACGAGCTGATCACGCTGCGGGTGCCGACCGCGCCCGTGGTGTTCGACGCCACGGACGTGCCGAACGCGCACCGGCTGCTGGACGACCTGACCGATCGCGGACTGGGGTACGTGATCGGCGTCAAAGGCGACGAACGCATCTTGGCGGAGCCGCACCTGCGTGCGGTGATGCCGACCAGGCAGGCGGACCAGCGGGTCGGGCGGCGGGCGCTGAGCCCGTCGGAGATCCTGCGGGGTTGGCGGGACCACCCGTCCTCGCACCGGGTCTGGCCGGGGCTGCCCGGGCACGGTGCCGGGCGCGTGCAGGTCCGCGCGGCGTCGGCGCGGCTGGTCGACACCGAGCGGCGGCCGGGCTCACCGGTGCGGCTGGTCGCCGAGCGCCCGCTGGGCAGCACGGCCCCGACGCGGTACTGGATCACCAACCTGGTGGACCGGCCGGTGCCGGAGCTGTTCGACCTGATCACCCGGAAGGACCGGGCGGACGCGAACGCGGCGCGCGACCCCTACGGCCTGCACGACTTCGAGGGCCGCAGCTACCAGGGGTGGCACCACCACATGACGATGGTGTCGGTGGCCCACGCGTACGCGCTGCTGACGGGCGCGAACACCGACGACGCCGACTACCTGTCGTCGGAGAACGCCACTTCGTGA
- a CDS encoding ATP-grasp domain-containing protein, which produces MTARPVIIVGFLAPLPTRTEFEDGSMVLVDEPDVIRKRDIAAKMAGAASLRELVPWEYQLPGAADEFYNTHPDLDPAYVVPLVEYATPFAARLAERYGLPGATSGAAELLRDKELLRRVTRAAGVDNPVSTAVDTPDEVRAFMAAHPGPVVLKPANRQASLGTKVLHDPAEVDQAWQECLAGQDEGILVPDREIPLRMLVETFVRGEEYSVEMLVRDGVPLFTNITGKTLFPGPRPIELGHLVPADLPEDTAALLADRTAAVLRAVGFGTGVVHCEWILADGTPHLVECAGRFPGDGITWLIDEAYGFPLAERYYSIMRGEEHPALPARAERAASVRFLRAEPGEVVSVEGLEEVKAMPGVLAASVMAAPGEAVRELRSSWDRAGSVTVVADTPAEALALAEKAADAIRIEVRAAE; this is translated from the coding sequence ATGACCGCGCGACCGGTGATCATCGTCGGCTTCCTGGCCCCGCTGCCCACCCGCACCGAGTTCGAGGACGGCTCGATGGTCCTCGTGGACGAGCCCGACGTCATCCGCAAGCGGGACATCGCGGCGAAGATGGCGGGCGCGGCCTCGCTGCGCGAGCTGGTGCCGTGGGAGTACCAGCTGCCCGGCGCGGCCGACGAGTTCTACAACACCCACCCCGACCTGGACCCGGCCTACGTGGTGCCGCTGGTGGAGTACGCCACGCCGTTCGCCGCCCGGCTCGCCGAGCGCTACGGCCTGCCCGGGGCGACCAGCGGCGCGGCCGAGCTGCTGCGCGACAAGGAGCTGCTGCGGCGCGTCACCCGGGCCGCGGGCGTCGACAACCCGGTGTCCACGGCCGTGGACACGCCGGACGAGGTGCGCGCGTTCATGGCCGCCCACCCCGGCCCGGTCGTGCTCAAGCCCGCGAACCGGCAGGCCTCGCTGGGCACGAAGGTGCTGCACGACCCGGCCGAGGTCGACCAGGCGTGGCAGGAGTGCCTGGCCGGGCAGGACGAGGGCATCCTCGTGCCCGACCGGGAGATCCCGCTGCGGATGCTGGTCGAGACGTTCGTCCGCGGCGAGGAGTACAGCGTGGAGATGCTGGTGCGCGACGGCGTGCCGCTGTTCACCAACATCACCGGCAAGACGCTGTTCCCCGGGCCGCGCCCGATCGAGCTGGGCCACCTCGTGCCCGCGGACCTGCCCGAGGACACGGCCGCGCTGCTCGCCGACCGCACCGCGGCCGTGCTGCGGGCGGTCGGGTTCGGCACCGGCGTCGTGCACTGCGAGTGGATCCTCGCCGACGGCACGCCGCACCTGGTCGAGTGCGCCGGCCGGTTCCCCGGCGACGGCATCACGTGGCTGATCGACGAGGCCTACGGGTTCCCGCTGGCCGAGCGCTACTACTCGATCATGCGCGGCGAGGAGCACCCCGCGCTGCCCGCCAGGGCCGAACGGGCGGCGTCCGTGCGCTTCCTGCGGGCCGAGCCCGGCGAGGTCGTGTCGGTCGAGGGCCTGGAGGAGGTCAAGGCCATGCCCGGCGTGCTCGCCGCGTCGGTGATGGCCGCGCCGGGCGAGGCCGTGCGGGAACTGCGCAGCTCGTGGGACCGGGCCGGGTCGGTCACGGTCGTCGCGGACACCCCGGCCGAGGCGCTGGCGCTCGCGGAGAAGGCGGCCGACGCGATCCGCATCGAGGTGCGCGCGGCAGAATGA